The uncultured Ilyobacter sp. genome has a segment encoding these proteins:
- the rplJ gene encoding 50S ribosomal protein L10, producing the protein MATELKKQVIAELSEKIKKSDSIVFIDYRGLKVNEETELRKQIREAGAEYIVAKNRLFKIALKEAGVEDSFDDVLEGTTAFAFGYGDVVAPAKVTYDLGKELALKKRDIFKIKAGVLSGKRVEAAEVEALAKLPSREQLLSMVLNGMLGPIRKLAYAAVAIADKKESAGE; encoded by the coding sequence ATGGCAACTGAATTAAAAAAACAGGTTATAGCTGAACTAAGCGAAAAGATCAAAAAATCTGATTCTATTGTTTTCATTGACTATAGAGGTTTAAAAGTTAATGAAGAAACAGAATTGAGAAAACAGATCAGAGAAGCTGGAGCAGAATATATCGTTGCTAAAAACAGACTTTTCAAAATAGCTCTTAAAGAAGCTGGGGTGGAAGATAGTTTTGATGATGTATTAGAAGGAACTACGGCATTTGCATTTGGATATGGAGACGTTGTGGCGCCTGCTAAAGTGACTTATGACCTAGGTAAAGAATTAGCTCTTAAAAAGAGAGATATATTCAAAATAAAGGCTGGGGTGCTTTCTGGAAAGAGAGTTGAGGCGGCTGAAGTTGAGGCACTAGCTAAACTTCCATCAAGAGAGCAACTACTTTCTATGGTGTTGAATGGTATGCTTGGACCTATCAGAAAACTCGCTTATGCAGCTGTAGCTATAGCTGATAAGAAAGAATCTGCAGGAGAATAA
- the rplL gene encoding 50S ribosomal protein L7/L12 has translation MAFDREKFIADLEAMTVLELKDLVSTLEDHFGVTAAAPVAVAAEAGAAAAEKTEFDVVITSAGDKKIAVIKELRAITGLGLKEAKDLAEAGGNVKEAVSKEEAEEVKAKLEAAGATVEVK, from the coding sequence ATGGCATTCGATAGAGAAAAATTCATCGCTGATTTAGAAGCAATGACAGTATTAGAATTAAAAGATTTAGTATCAACATTAGAGGATCACTTCGGTGTAACTGCTGCTGCTCCTGTAGCTGTAGCTGCTGAAGCTGGAGCTGCTGCTGCAGAAAAAACTGAGTTTGACGTAGTTATAACAAGCGCAGGTGACAAGAAGATAGCAGTAATCAAAGAGCTTAGAGCTATCACTGGACTTGGACTTAAAGAAGCTAAAGACTTAGCTGAAGCTGGAGGAAATGTTAAAGAAGCTGTTTCTAAAGAGGAAGCTGAAGAAGTAAAAGCTAAATTAGAAGCCGCTGGAGCTACTGTAGAAGTTAAATAG
- the rpoB gene encoding DNA-directed RNA polymerase subunit beta, with translation MGKLVKRMNFGRIKERGAMPHFLEFQLNSYEDFLQAKKAPNTREDKGLESAFREIFPIESSNGDIKLEYLSYELHEAEPPMNDELECKKRGKTYSASLKVRLRLINKKSGNEIQETLVYFGELPRMTERGTFIINGAERVVVSQLHRSPGVSFNKEQNIQTGKDLFSGKIIPYKGTWLEFETDKNDFLSVKIDRKKKVLATVFLKSVDFFQDNLEIIEEFFKTKELDLAKYYEKYKDREELVSILRTKFEGSFVKEDIFDEETGEILAEEQTVIDEELIEKIVDMKLESINYWEVRPEEKILANTLLADTSENKDEAVTEVFKKLRPGDLVTVDSARSLIRQMFFNPQRYDLASVGRYKMNKRLRLDLPDDQVVLTREDLVTSIKYVLGLHNGVGHTDDIDNLSNRRVRGVGELLLMQIRSGLVKMGKMVKEKMTVQDAGTLTPQSLLNTRPLNALVLDFFGSGQLSQFMDQSNPLAELTHKRRISALGPGGLSRERAGFEVRDVHDSHYGRICPIETPEGPNIGLIGSLAIYAKVNKYGFIETPYISVKDGKADFDDIKYLAADEEEGLFIAQADTVVGEDGSLEGEVVCRFGHEIVHVSGEKVDFLDVSPKQVVSVSAGLIPFLEHDDANRALMGSNMQRQAVPLLKAEAPFIGTGLERKVAVDSGAVVVSKVKGKIVAVDANKIVVLDEDKKEHSYRLLNFERSNQAMCLHQKPLVDLGEDVEVGTILADGPATKGGDLALGRNILMAFMPWEGYNFEDAILISDRLRKDDVFTSIHIEEYEIEARSTKLGDEEITREIPNVSEEALKNLDDSGVIRVGAEVGPGDILVGKTTPKGETEPPAEEKLLRAIFGEKARDVRDTSLKMPHGAKGTIVEILELSRENGDELKAGVNKLIRIFVAEKRKITVGDKMSGRHGNKGVVSRVLPAEDMPFLANGTHLDVVINPLGVPSRMNIGQVLEVHLGLAMGDLDGGTYIATPVFDGGNEAQVKDYLESSGFSRTGKVTLFDGRTGDKFDNPVTVGRMYMLKLHHLVEDKMHARAIGPYSLVTQQPLGGKAQFGGQRLGEMEVWALEAYGAANILQEMLTVKSDDVAGRTKTYEAIVKGEEMPEPDLPESFKVLLKEFQALALDVELFDTDKNIINVNEELNKEETITEFSLADLKN, from the coding sequence ATGGGGAAACTTGTTAAAAGAATGAATTTTGGAAGAATAAAAGAAAGAGGAGCTATGCCTCACTTCCTAGAATTCCAATTAAATTCCTATGAAGATTTCCTACAAGCCAAAAAAGCTCCAAATACAAGAGAAGATAAAGGACTTGAATCGGCTTTTAGAGAAATTTTCCCTATTGAGTCTTCTAACGGAGACATCAAACTTGAGTACCTTTCTTATGAACTGCACGAAGCAGAGCCACCAATGAATGATGAGCTTGAGTGTAAAAAGAGAGGTAAAACCTATTCTGCCTCATTAAAGGTAAGGCTTAGACTCATAAACAAGAAAAGTGGAAACGAGATACAAGAAACATTGGTATACTTTGGTGAGCTTCCCAGGATGACTGAGAGAGGGACTTTCATAATTAATGGTGCAGAAAGAGTTGTAGTGTCACAGCTACATAGATCACCTGGTGTTTCTTTCAACAAAGAACAAAACATACAGACAGGTAAAGATCTTTTTTCAGGGAAAATTATACCTTATAAGGGTACATGGCTGGAATTTGAAACAGACAAGAACGATTTCTTAAGTGTCAAAATAGACAGAAAGAAAAAAGTTCTAGCAACCGTATTTCTAAAATCAGTAGATTTTTTCCAGGACAATTTGGAAATTATAGAGGAGTTCTTTAAAACAAAAGAACTTGATCTGGCTAAATATTATGAAAAATATAAAGACAGAGAAGAATTAGTAAGTATTCTGAGAACAAAGTTCGAAGGAAGCTTCGTAAAAGAAGATATATTCGACGAAGAAACAGGTGAGATACTAGCTGAAGAACAGACAGTTATTGATGAAGAGTTAATTGAAAAAATAGTAGATATGAAGCTCGAATCGATAAACTACTGGGAAGTAAGACCAGAGGAAAAAATACTTGCAAACACTTTATTAGCAGATACCAGCGAAAATAAGGATGAGGCTGTAACAGAGGTGTTTAAAAAACTAAGACCTGGAGATCTTGTTACAGTTGACTCAGCAAGATCACTTATCAGACAGATGTTTTTCAATCCTCAAAGATACGACCTAGCTTCGGTTGGTAGATATAAAATGAACAAGAGACTGAGACTAGATCTTCCTGATGATCAGGTAGTATTGACAAGAGAAGACTTAGTAACATCAATAAAATATGTTCTTGGACTTCATAACGGTGTGGGGCATACAGATGATATAGATAACCTTTCAAACAGAAGGGTAAGAGGAGTCGGAGAACTTCTATTGATGCAGATAAGATCAGGACTTGTAAAAATGGGGAAAATGGTAAAAGAGAAGATGACTGTACAAGATGCAGGAACCCTTACTCCACAATCTCTTTTAAATACGAGACCTCTTAATGCATTGGTTCTAGACTTCTTCGGTTCAGGACAGCTTTCACAGTTTATGGACCAGTCCAATCCACTAGCTGAACTTACTCACAAGAGGAGAATTTCAGCACTGGGACCAGGTGGACTTTCGAGAGAAAGAGCCGGCTTTGAGGTGCGTGATGTACACGATTCACATTATGGTAGAATATGTCCGATAGAAACTCCAGAGGGACCAAACATCGGCCTTATAGGCTCTCTTGCTATTTATGCAAAGGTTAATAAATATGGATTTATAGAAACTCCATATATAAGTGTAAAGGATGGTAAGGCAGATTTTGATGACATAAAATATCTGGCTGCCGACGAAGAGGAAGGACTCTTTATCGCACAGGCAGATACAGTTGTAGGAGAAGATGGAAGTCTAGAGGGAGAAGTTGTTTGTAGATTTGGACATGAGATAGTTCATGTATCAGGTGAAAAAGTTGATTTCTTAGATGTTTCTCCTAAACAGGTTGTTTCAGTATCAGCAGGACTCATACCTTTCCTAGAGCATGATGATGCCAACAGAGCACTTATGGGATCAAACATGCAAAGACAAGCGGTACCATTATTGAAAGCAGAAGCACCTTTTATAGGAACAGGACTTGAAAGAAAAGTTGCTGTAGATTCTGGAGCAGTTGTGGTGTCAAAGGTCAAAGGAAAAATAGTGGCTGTAGATGCAAACAAAATAGTAGTACTAGATGAAGATAAAAAAGAACATTCTTATAGACTCTTAAACTTCGAAAGATCTAACCAGGCGATGTGTCTACATCAGAAACCGCTTGTTGATCTCGGGGAAGACGTAGAAGTTGGGACTATACTAGCTGACGGACCTGCTACAAAAGGCGGAGATCTGGCACTTGGTAGAAATATCCTGATGGCATTCATGCCTTGGGAAGGATACAACTTTGAGGATGCGATTCTGATTTCTGATAGACTGAGAAAAGATGATGTATTCACATCAATTCATATAGAGGAATACGAGATAGAAGCTAGATCAACAAAACTAGGTGATGAGGAGATAACAAGGGAGATCCCTAATGTATCTGAAGAAGCTCTTAAAAACCTTGACGACAGTGGAGTAATAAGAGTAGGTGCAGAAGTAGGACCTGGAGATATCCTTGTAGGAAAAACTACACCAAAAGGTGAGACAGAACCTCCTGCAGAAGAAAAACTACTCAGAGCTATTTTTGGAGAGAAAGCAAGAGACGTAAGAGATACATCTTTAAAAATGCCTCATGGAGCCAAAGGTACTATTGTTGAGATTCTTGAGCTTTCCAGAGAAAACGGCGATGAACTTAAGGCCGGGGTAAATAAACTGATAAGAATATTTGTAGCGGAAAAGAGAAAAATAACAGTCGGTGATAAGATGTCGGGAAGACATGGTAATAAAGGTGTAGTTTCTAGAGTACTACCTGCAGAAGATATGCCTTTCTTAGCCAACGGAACACATCTAGATGTAGTTATCAACCCTCTTGGAGTTCCTTCACGTATGAATATCGGTCAGGTACTAGAGGTACATCTAGGACTTGCAATGGGAGACTTAGACGGCGGAACATATATAGCCACTCCTGTATTTGACGGTGGAAACGAAGCACAGGTAAAAGATTATCTTGAATCTTCAGGATTCAGCAGAACAGGTAAGGTAACACTGTTTGATGGTAGAACAGGGGATAAATTTGACAACCCTGTAACTGTAGGTAGGATGTATATGCTTAAACTTCATCACCTAGTAGAAGATAAAATGCATGCTAGAGCAATCGGTCCTTACTCGCTAGTTACTCAACAGCCACTTGGAGGTAAAGCTCAATTTGGAGGCCAGAGACTAGGGGAAATGGAAGTTTGGGCTCTTGAGGCTTATGGGGCAGCAAATATTCTACAGGAGATGCTAACTGTCAAGTCAGATGACGTAGCAGGAAGAACAAAGACATACGAGGCTATTGTAAAAGGTGAAGAAATGCCAGAGCCTGACTTACCAGAATCATTCAAGGTACTACTTAAGGAATTCCAGGCACTAGCTCTTGATGTAGAACTCTTTGATACTGATAAAAATATTATAAATGTAAATGAAGAGCTAAACAAAGAAGAAACAATAACGGAGTTCTCTTTAGCAGACCTTAAAAATTAA